In the Paroedura picta isolate Pp20150507F chromosome 15, Ppicta_v3.0, whole genome shotgun sequence genome, one interval contains:
- the MTHFR gene encoding methylenetetrahydrofolate reductase (NADPH), whose protein sequence is MVNEACGASNGIGGGSDGVAGLRPDGSSSGSESSKDSSRCSTPVLDAERHDRLSEKMRRRQESGDRWFSLEFFPPRTSSGAVNLISRFDRMGAGGPLFIDVTWHPAGDPGSDKETSSMMMASTALNYCGLETVLHMTCCNQTKEMISTHLRKAKRLGLKNIMALRGDPLGEEWQEEVDGFNYATDLVRHIRSEFEDYFDICVAGYPKGHPEAESYADDLRHLKEKVSAGADFVITQLFFRSETFLNFLKDCQAVGIACPVVPGIFPIQGYHSLRQLVKLSKLEVPQEIKDVIEPIKDNDAAIRNYGIELAVTMCRELLDTGLVHGLHFYTLNREVATVEVLRRLGLWKEDPRRPLPWALSANPKRRVEDVRPIFWASRPKSYIYRTQEWDEFPNGRWGNSSSPAFGELKDYYLFYLKSKSPREELLTMWGEELTGEQSVFEVFRCYISGEPNGNGHKVTCLPWNDDPLAPETNLLKEELARVNKKGILTINSQPNINGKPSSDPVVGWGPSGGYVFQKAYLEFFTSSEIVTALQTVLKNYGQRVNYHIVNVKGENITNAHDLQPNAVTWGIFPGREIVQPTVVDPVSFMYWKDEAFALWIEQWAKLYEEESPSRMIIQYIHDNYYLVNLVDNDFPLDNCLWQVVEDTFELLN, encoded by the exons ATGGTCAACGAGGCCTGCGGTGCCAGCAACGGGATCGGCGGGGGCAGCGACGGGGTGGCCGGCCTGAGGCCCGATgggagcagcagcggcagcgagAGCTCCAAGGACAGCTCGCGGTGCTCCACCCCCGTCCTCGACGCCGAGCGGCACGACCGCCTGAGCGAAAAGATGCGCCGGAGGCAGGAGTCCGGGGACAGGTGGTTCTCCCTGGAGTTCTTCCCCCCTCGGACGTCCAGCGGGGCCGTCAACCTCATCTCCAG GTTCGACCGCATGGGGGCTGGGGGCCCGCTCTTCATCGACGTCACCTGGCACCCGGCCGGAGACCCCGGCTCTGACAAGGAGACCTCCTCCATGATGATGGCCAGCACGGCGCTCAACTACTGCGGCCTGGAGACGGTGCTGCACATGACCTGCTGCAACCAGACCAAGGAGATGATCAGCACACACCTGCGCAAAGCCAAGCGGCTGGGCCTGAAGAACATCATGGCGTTGCGCGGAG accccCTGGGGGAAGAGTggcaggaggaagtggacggCTTCAACTACGCCACAGACCTCGTGAGGCACATCCGCTCTGAGTTTGAAGACTATTTTGACATCTGCGTGGCAG GTTACCCCAAGGGCCACCCGGAGGCGGAGAGCTACGCCGATGACCTGAGGCacctgaaggagaaggtctcGGCGGGAGCGGACTTCGTCatcacccagctcttcttccggTCGGAAACATTCCTCAACTTCCTGAAGGACTGCCAGGCTGTCGGCATCGCATGCCCCGTCGTGCCGGGAATATTTCCCATACAG GGCTACCATTCTCTGCGCCAGCTGGTGAAGCTGTCCAAGCTGGAGGTGCCGCAGGAGATCAAGGACGTCATTGAGCCCATCAAGGACAACGACGCTGCGATCCGGAATTACGGCATCGAGCTGGCGGTGACCatgtgccgggagctgctggacaCGGGCTTGGTGCATGGCCTCCATTTCTACACCCTCAACCGGGAAGTGGCCACCGTGGAGGTGCTGAGGCGTCTGGGCCTCTGGAAGGAGGACCCCAG gagacccctgccctGGGCCCTCAGTGCTAACCCCAAGCGGCGAGTGGAGGACGTCCGGCCCATCTTCTGGGCCTCCAGGCCAAAGAGCTACATCTACCGAACTCAGGAATGGGACGAGTTCCCCAACGGGCGCTG GGGCAATTCATCCTCCCCTGCCTTTGGGGAGCTCAAGGACTATTACCTCTTCTACCTGAAGAGCAAGTCACCTCGGGAGGAGCTCCTGACCATGTGGGGCGAGGAGCTGACGGGCGAGCAGAGCGTCTTCGAGGTCTTCCGGTGCTACATCTCCGGGGAGCCCAACGGCAACGGCCACAAG GTGACGTGCTTGCCCTGGAATGACGACCCGCTGGCCCCGGAGACCAACCTCCTGAAGGAGGAGCTAGCCAGGGTGAACAAGAAGGGGATCCTGACCATCAATTCCCAGCCAAACATCAACGGCAAGCCATCCAGCGACCCCGTAGTGGGCTGGGGGCCCAGCGGGGGATACGTCTTTCAGAAG GCTTACCTGGAGTTCTTCACCTCCAGTGAGATCGTGACGGCGCTCCAGACGGTCCTGAAGAACTACGGGCAGCGAGTGAATTACCACATTGTCAATGTCAAG GGTGAAAACATCACCAACGCTCATGACTTGCAGCCCAATGCGGTGACCTGGGGCATCTTCCCTGGCAGGGAGATTGTCCAGCCGACGGTGGTggatccagtgagcttcatgtactggaag gatgaggccTTTGCTCTGTGGATCGAGCAGTGGGCCAAGCTGTACGAAGAGGAGTCGCCCTCCCGCATGATCATCCAGTACATCCACGACAACTACTATTTGGTTAACCTGGTGGACAACGATTTCCCCCTCGACAACTGCCTCTGGCAGGTGGTGGAGGACACTTTTGAGCTGTTGAACTGA